One Acidobacteriota bacterium DNA window includes the following coding sequences:
- a CDS encoding DUF47 family protein: MRFRLIPREEKFYEDFLAAADNLVAAARLLDEMLSSDPPSVGKAAEIKELEHRCDYLTHEIFQRLHKTFVTPIDREDIHALASSLDDVMDAIDAAAHLFEQYRITHVRDGVRQFSRIIVTATEQIRLALEHMKQHEAVTPSVVEINRLENEADRIHQEVIGALFIDEKDPITLIKWKEIFDYLEGAVDSIEDVSDVIQGVVLKHA, from the coding sequence GTGCGATTCCGTTTGATCCCGCGCGAAGAGAAGTTCTACGAGGATTTTCTGGCCGCCGCCGACAACCTGGTGGCCGCGGCCAGGCTCCTCGATGAGATGCTGTCGTCGGACCCGCCATCGGTCGGCAAGGCGGCCGAAATCAAGGAACTGGAGCACCGGTGCGATTACCTGACGCACGAGATCTTCCAGCGCCTGCACAAGACGTTCGTCACGCCGATCGACCGTGAAGACATCCACGCGCTGGCCAGTTCGCTCGACGACGTGATGGACGCGATCGACGCGGCGGCCCACCTGTTCGAACAGTACCGGATCACGCATGTGCGCGACGGCGTCCGGCAGTTCTCCCGCATCATCGTCACCGCCACCGAGCAGATCCGGCTGGCGCTCGAACACATGAAGCAGCACGAAGCCGTCACTCCGAGCGTCGTGGAAATCAACCGGCTCGAAAACGAAGCCGACCGCATCCATCAGGAAGTGATCGGCGCGCTCTTCATCGACGAGAAGGACCCGATCACGCTGATCAAGTGGAAAGAGATTTTCGACTACCTCGAGGGTGCAGTCGACTCGATCGAAGATGTCTCCGACGTCATTCAGGGCGTCGTCCTGAAGCACGCATAA
- a CDS encoding inorganic phosphate transporter has product MELAIVLALIATALIFDYINGFHDAANSIATVVSTRVLSPGKAVLWAAFFNFVAAFGFGTAVAKTIGTGMIDIHAVTLAVIFSGLFGAIVWDLFTWYVGLPTSSSHALIGGYAGAAIAKAGWSVIIAGGWTKTIVFIVLSPLIGMVAGYGLMVGIYWIFHTTSPGRVDQWFRKLQLLSAALFSLNHGANDAQKTMGIIAGVLFTVPVYRSLVTDEAGQMMIPFWIILMAHAAIGMGTLSGGWRIIHTMGSRITKLEPVHGFAAETGAAGAIFIATAFGIPVSTTHAITGSIVGVGSTRRLSAVRWGVARRIVWAWVLTIPAAGALGAGMGLLLRAFGIH; this is encoded by the coding sequence ATGGAACTTGCTATTGTCCTCGCCTTGATCGCGACAGCCCTGATCTTCGACTACATCAACGGCTTTCACGACGCTGCCAACTCGATTGCCACCGTCGTCTCGACGCGGGTGTTGTCGCCCGGGAAGGCGGTGCTCTGGGCGGCCTTCTTCAATTTCGTCGCGGCCTTCGGATTTGGCACGGCGGTCGCCAAGACGATCGGAACCGGGATGATCGACATCCATGCGGTCACCCTGGCCGTGATCTTCTCCGGTCTGTTCGGGGCGATCGTCTGGGATCTTTTCACGTGGTACGTGGGCCTGCCGACCAGCTCTTCACACGCACTGATCGGCGGGTACGCCGGCGCGGCGATCGCCAAGGCCGGGTGGTCGGTGATCATCGCGGGGGGCTGGACCAAGACGATCGTCTTTATTGTGCTGTCGCCACTGATCGGTATGGTTGCCGGGTACGGCTTGATGGTGGGAATCTACTGGATCTTCCACACGACGTCGCCCGGGCGCGTCGATCAGTGGTTCCGCAAGCTTCAACTGCTGTCGGCAGCGCTGTTCAGCCTGAATCACGGAGCGAACGACGCCCAGAAGACGATGGGCATCATCGCAGGGGTATTGTTCACGGTTCCGGTCTACCGATCGCTCGTGACGGACGAGGCCGGCCAAATGATGATCCCGTTCTGGATCATCCTGATGGCGCACGCGGCGATCGGGATGGGGACTCTGTCAGGCGGCTGGCGCATCATCCACACGATGGGCTCGCGAATCACCAAACTGGAACCGGTGCACGGTTTCGCAGCCGAAACCGGCGCCGCTGGCGCCATCTTCATCGCTACGGCGTTTGGCATTCCCGTCAGTACCACGCACGCCATCACCGGCTCGATCGTCGGCGTGGGATCGACGCGGCGCCTGTCGGCGGTCAGGTGGGGCGTCGCCCGGCGGATCGTGTGGGCCTGGGTCCTGACCATCCCCGCGGCCGGAGCCCTGGGCGCCGGGATGGGACTTCTCCTCCGCGCCTTCGGCATCCACTAA
- a CDS encoding succinylglutamate desuccinylase/aspartoacylase family protein — protein MHDRTILVPGLFTLVFLLTTAMNAAAQSPVTMGGVTAAPGSVVSGEFKVAPRPGDDGTTIPFSIINGTKPGPMLALVAGTHGAEYPPILALQRLRNAIDPKTLSGTVLMVHVANMPSFLKRTIYYGPTDGKNLNRVFPGKKDGTLSDRIAEVITREIIERATHVVDIHCGDGNEWLRPYSYWVVTSAPAVVEASRQMALAFGLDHILIDTERPTSPGESVYLANTAETRGKSGLTVESGGWAQTDEASITRIERGVAGVLRHLKMRAEGPEPLTQAVWLGPNEVLRSKFTGLLYPVVEPGQTVAEGALIARVTDFHGKLLQEIRSPYAGEVLYVVATPPINEGEPVGFVAERVAGPEWRPKR, from the coding sequence ATGCATGACCGCACAATATTGGTACCCGGATTGTTTACGCTGGTGTTTCTGCTGACGACGGCGATGAACGCCGCTGCACAGTCGCCGGTGACAATGGGCGGAGTGACGGCCGCGCCTGGCTCCGTTGTCTCGGGCGAGTTCAAGGTCGCACCGCGGCCCGGCGATGATGGGACCACGATTCCGTTTTCGATCATCAACGGCACGAAACCCGGACCGATGCTTGCGCTGGTAGCTGGCACCCACGGCGCCGAGTATCCGCCGATCCTCGCGTTGCAGCGGCTGCGCAACGCCATCGATCCGAAGACGCTCAGCGGCACCGTGCTCATGGTGCACGTCGCGAACATGCCGTCGTTCCTGAAGCGCACGATCTACTACGGGCCAACCGACGGTAAGAACCTGAATCGCGTGTTTCCGGGCAAGAAGGACGGCACGCTCTCGGATCGGATCGCGGAGGTGATCACCCGCGAGATCATCGAGCGCGCGACCCACGTCGTCGACATTCACTGCGGGGATGGCAACGAGTGGTTGCGCCCGTACAGTTACTGGGTGGTGACCAGCGCGCCGGCCGTCGTCGAAGCCAGCAGACAGATGGCGCTCGCCTTCGGGCTGGACCACATCCTGATCGACACCGAGCGGCCGACGAGCCCGGGCGAATCCGTGTATCTCGCCAACACCGCTGAGACGCGCGGCAAGTCGGGGCTCACCGTGGAATCGGGCGGCTGGGCGCAGACCGACGAAGCGTCGATCACGAGGATTGAGCGCGGCGTCGCCGGGGTGCTGCGGCACCTGAAAATGCGCGCCGAAGGCCCCGAACCTCTGACGCAGGCTGTGTGGCTCGGGCCCAACGAAGTATTGCGGAGCAAGTTCACCGGGCTGCTCTATCCGGTGGTCGAGCCCGGACAGACCGTCGCGGAGGGCGCGCTCATCGCGCGCGTCACCGACTTCCACGGCAAGTTGCTGCAGGAGATCCGCTCCCCGTACGCCGGCGAAGTGCTCTACGTAGTCGCCACGCCGCCAATCAATGAGGGCGAGCCAGTGGGCTTCGTCGCCGAGCGCGTCGCCGGACCCGAATGGCGCCCAAAGCGCTAG